In one Bradyrhizobium cosmicum genomic region, the following are encoded:
- the glsA gene encoding glutaminase A, whose amino-acid sequence MTSPPASAWTRSKPPLLRFLDTCLNEFSAETSGHVADYIPELSKADPAYFGISLATLDGHVYEVGDSRVPFTIQSMSKPFVFALALDILGAGRVESAIGVEPSGDPFNSIRLNSDNHPFNPMVNAGAIACTGLIYDSKGPDAFEQIRLALSRFAGRDLAVDEAVYASESQTGDRNRAIGYLLKTNAVISDNVAGVLDVYFRQCAVLVTARDIAVMAATLANRGLNPVTGEQVLSAYAISRTLSVMTSSGMYDYAGEWIYRIGIPAKSGVGGGILAALPARLGLGSYSPKLDKHGNSVRGIKVCEALSSHYDLHMLNRSDDARNAVIADYDIGKSPSRRVRRPQEREILAAHEQEVRIIELVGTLSLSAVDYVSRRLAGRPRPQFVIFDLHRVTSTTRAGARLAAEAFEELAALNVTVVLSGVRRASKEWDTLREWTAELKNVRDFYLLDTAIEWAEDQIVYRYGGSIDFHETTELAEQPLLEGLGEEELTDLASICSIRTYQSGAKILTTGDPADSLFFLRSGAVHVTLPDGVRLATLTAGMAFGEMALIETTRSADVFADMAATAFEVSLKDFERFRRQHPRASERVMRNLALLLADRLIVANAKVDILTST is encoded by the coding sequence ATGACATCGCCGCCCGCCTCCGCCTGGACCCGCTCGAAACCGCCTCTGCTGCGGTTTCTCGACACCTGCCTCAACGAATTCTCGGCCGAGACCTCCGGCCACGTCGCCGACTACATTCCCGAACTGAGCAAGGCCGACCCTGCCTATTTTGGCATCAGCCTCGCCACACTCGACGGCCATGTCTACGAGGTCGGCGACTCCAGGGTGCCCTTCACCATCCAGTCGATGTCGAAACCGTTCGTGTTCGCGTTGGCGCTGGATATTCTCGGCGCCGGCCGGGTCGAAAGTGCAATCGGCGTCGAGCCTTCGGGCGATCCCTTCAACTCGATCCGGCTCAATTCCGACAACCATCCGTTCAACCCGATGGTCAATGCCGGCGCGATCGCCTGTACCGGGCTGATCTACGACAGCAAGGGCCCGGATGCCTTCGAGCAGATCCGGCTCGCGCTCAGCCGCTTTGCGGGGCGCGACCTCGCCGTTGACGAGGCCGTCTACGCGTCCGAAAGCCAGACCGGCGACCGCAACCGCGCCATCGGCTATCTGCTCAAGACCAACGCCGTGATCTCCGACAATGTCGCCGGCGTGCTCGACGTCTATTTCCGGCAATGCGCGGTGCTGGTCACGGCGCGCGACATCGCCGTGATGGCGGCGACGCTTGCCAACCGCGGCCTCAATCCGGTCACCGGCGAGCAGGTGCTGAGCGCTTACGCGATCTCGCGTACGCTGTCGGTGATGACGTCATCAGGCATGTACGACTATGCCGGCGAATGGATCTACCGGATCGGTATCCCCGCCAAGAGCGGCGTCGGCGGCGGCATCCTGGCCGCACTGCCCGCCCGGCTCGGCCTCGGCAGCTATTCGCCCAAGCTCGACAAGCACGGCAACAGCGTGCGCGGCATCAAGGTCTGCGAGGCGCTGTCCTCGCATTACGACCTGCACATGCTCAACCGCAGCGACGACGCGCGCAACGCCGTCATCGCCGACTACGACATCGGCAAGAGCCCGTCCCGCCGCGTCCGCCGTCCACAGGAACGCGAGATCCTGGCCGCGCATGAGCAGGAGGTGCGGATCATCGAGCTGGTCGGAACGCTCTCGCTCTCGGCGGTCGATTACGTCTCGCGCCGGCTCGCCGGCCGGCCGCGGCCGCAATTCGTGATCTTCGACCTGCATCGTGTCACCTCGACCACGCGCGCCGGTGCGCGGCTCGCGGCCGAGGCGTTCGAGGAGCTCGCCGCGCTGAACGTGACGGTGGTGCTGTCAGGCGTCAGGCGCGCTTCCAAGGAATGGGACACGTTGCGGGAATGGACGGCGGAGCTGAAGAACGTCCGCGACTTCTATCTGCTCGACACCGCGATCGAATGGGCCGAAGACCAGATCGTCTACCGCTATGGCGGTTCGATCGACTTCCACGAGACCACCGAGCTGGCCGAGCAGCCGCTGCTCGAAGGCCTCGGCGAGGAAGAGTTGACCGACCTTGCCTCGATCTGCAGCATCCGGACCTATCAGTCCGGTGCGAAGATCCTCACCACGGGCGATCCCGCCGATTCCCTGTTCTTCCTGCGCAGCGGCGCCGTGCATGTCACCCTGCCCGACGGCGTACGGCTGGCGACACTCACCGCCGGCATGGCGTTTGGCGAGATGGCGCTGATCGAGACCACACGTTCCGCCGACGTGTTCGCGGACATGGCGGCGACCGCGTTCGAGGTCTCCCTGAAGGATTTCGAGCGTTTCCGCAGGCAGCACCCGCGCGCCAGCGAGCGCGTCATGCGCAACCTCGCGCTGCTCCTCGCCGACCGCCTCATCGTGGCCAACGCCAAGGTGGATATCCTGACGTCGACGTGA
- a CDS encoding nucleoside triphosphate pyrophosphohydrolase family protein, with protein sequence MTIDDYADWAATVAKVTPPPASERLAYLGLGLTGESGEVAEHVKKLLRDGTLDQAAMAEELGDVVYYWASLCATLGLKPSEVLAASKAKISARLAR encoded by the coding sequence ATGACCATCGACGATTATGCTGATTGGGCTGCGACGGTTGCGAAGGTCACCCCGCCGCCGGCGAGCGAGCGGCTGGCTTATCTCGGTCTCGGCCTCACGGGGGAGTCCGGCGAGGTCGCCGAGCACGTCAAGAAGCTGCTGCGCGATGGCACGCTTGATCAGGCCGCGATGGCGGAGGAACTCGGCGACGTCGTCTACTATTGGGCCAGCCTGTGTGCCACGTTGGGCCTCAAGCCTTCGGAGGTGCTTGCGGCGAGCAAGGCCAAGATCAGCGCGAGACTCGCGCGGTAG
- a CDS encoding carboxymuconolactone decarboxylase family protein: MARIDYSDPSKASDRTREILDKNRNANIFRMMSHSPSYFEQYCRLGGAIRHKGELDPVVRELAITRTGILCEAPYEIVAHKRIGKNVGVTDEQNEALENWKAAKCFDETQRAALAFTDEVVKLKKPTDATFKAIAAKLTPAALVELQLSVGFYIMTSKFLETFEIDLQPVTEVVG, from the coding sequence ATGGCCCGCATCGACTACAGCGACCCGTCCAAGGCATCCGATCGTACCCGCGAAATCCTCGACAAGAACCGCAATGCCAACATCTTCCGGATGATGTCGCATTCGCCGAGCTATTTCGAACAGTACTGCCGACTCGGCGGCGCCATCCGCCACAAGGGCGAACTCGATCCGGTGGTGCGCGAGCTCGCGATCACGCGCACCGGCATTCTGTGCGAGGCGCCGTACGAGATCGTCGCGCACAAGCGCATCGGCAAGAATGTGGGCGTCACCGACGAGCAGAACGAGGCGCTCGAGAACTGGAAGGCCGCCAAATGTTTCGACGAGACGCAGCGCGCCGCGCTCGCGTTCACCGATGAAGTCGTGAAGCTAAAGAAGCCGACGGATGCGACCTTCAAGGCGATCGCGGCAAAGCTGACGCCGGCCGCGCTGGTCGAGCTTCAGCTCTCGGTCGGGTTCTACATCATGACCTCGAAATTCCTGGAGACGTTCGAGATCGATCTCCAGCCGGTCACGGAAGTGGTGGGGTAG
- a CDS encoding Zn-ribbon domain-containing OB-fold protein, with protein sequence MSERLADWTKGEQAITFQTCAACGHVQYFHRAFCAACGASDPPEARASGKGRVYATSLVCRAATPETRAHVPYNILLVDCAEGFRMMAHGENGLAIGDEVDATFKSFAGKLVPFFTKRK encoded by the coding sequence ATGAGCGAGCGTCTGGCGGACTGGACCAAGGGCGAACAGGCCATCACTTTTCAGACCTGCGCCGCATGCGGCCATGTGCAGTATTTTCACCGCGCGTTCTGCGCGGCTTGCGGCGCCTCCGATCCGCCCGAGGCGCGTGCCAGCGGCAAGGGCAGGGTCTATGCGACCTCGCTGGTCTGCCGCGCCGCCACGCCCGAGACACGCGCGCACGTGCCCTACAACATCCTGCTGGTCGATTGCGCCGAGGGCTTTCGCATGATGGCGCACGGCGAGAACGGTCTGGCCATCGGCGACGAGGTCGATGCGACCTTCAAGTCGTTCGCCGGAAAACTGGTGCCGTTCTTTACGAAAAGGAAATAG
- a CDS encoding thiolase family protein — MSFITGVGLTPYGKHEGSSSLDLMSKAAQAALDDAGLKRSDIDGILCGYSTVSPHIMLATVFAEHFGIRPSYAHAVQVGGATGLAMTMLAHHLVEAGVARNVLVVAGENRLTGQSRDASIQALAQVGHPDYEVPLGPTIPAYYGLVATRYMHEYGVTEADLAEFAVLMRSHACTHPGAQFQDPITVADVMASKPVAMPLKLLDCCPVSDGGAAFVISRERTGEAGVRIRGCAQAHTHQHVTAAPALSELGAEISIARARKATGLAISDVRYAAIYDSFTITLAMLLEDLGLAGRGEAAARVRSGHFSRDGAMPLNTHGGLLSYGHCGVGGAMAHLVEAHLQMTGRAVNRQVRDASIALLHGDGGVLSSHVSMFLERVR, encoded by the coding sequence ATGAGCTTCATCACCGGCGTCGGCCTCACGCCCTATGGCAAGCACGAGGGGTCATCCTCGCTCGACCTGATGAGCAAGGCGGCGCAAGCCGCGCTCGACGATGCCGGGCTCAAGCGTTCGGACATCGACGGCATCCTCTGCGGCTATTCCACGGTCTCACCCCACATCATGCTGGCGACCGTGTTCGCCGAGCATTTTGGCATCCGCCCGTCCTACGCTCATGCCGTGCAGGTCGGCGGCGCCACGGGGCTGGCGATGACCATGCTCGCACATCATCTCGTCGAAGCAGGCGTTGCGCGCAACGTGCTCGTGGTCGCCGGCGAGAATCGTCTCACAGGACAGAGCCGCGACGCCTCGATCCAGGCGCTGGCACAGGTCGGTCATCCCGACTATGAGGTGCCGCTTGGCCCGACCATTCCCGCCTATTACGGCCTCGTGGCCACGCGCTATATGCACGAATACGGCGTGACCGAAGCGGACCTCGCCGAGTTCGCGGTGCTGATGCGCAGCCACGCCTGCACCCATCCCGGCGCGCAATTCCAAGATCCGATCACGGTCGCCGACGTCATGGCCTCGAAGCCGGTAGCGATGCCGCTCAAGCTGCTCGACTGCTGCCCGGTGTCCGATGGCGGCGCGGCGTTCGTGATCAGCCGCGAGCGGACCGGGGAGGCCGGCGTACGCATCCGCGGCTGCGCGCAGGCCCATACCCATCAGCACGTCACGGCCGCGCCCGCGCTCAGCGAACTCGGCGCCGAGATCTCGATCGCCCGCGCCAGGAAAGCCACGGGCCTTGCGATCTCGGACGTGCGCTATGCCGCCATCTACGACAGTTTCACCATCACCCTCGCCATGCTGCTGGAAGACCTCGGCCTTGCCGGTCGCGGCGAGGCGGCGGCCCGCGTGCGATCAGGCCATTTCAGCCGCGACGGCGCCATGCCGCTCAACACCCATGGCGGGCTGCTCAGCTACGGCCATTGCGGCGTCGGCGGCGCGATGGCGCATCTGGTCGAAGCGCATTTGCAGATGACGGGGCGGGCCGTGAATCGGCAGGTGCGCGACGCCTCGATCGCGCTGCTGCACGGCGACGGCGGCGTGCTGTCGTCCCATGTCAGCATGTTCCTGGAGCGGGTGCGATGA
- a CDS encoding CaiB/BaiF CoA transferase family protein: MGPLKGIKVVDMTTVLMGPYATQMLGDYGADVIKVESLDGDVTRLIGPMRHTGMGPVFLNTNRSKRSICLDLKKPGGREAVLRLLKDADVLVYNVRPQAMARLQLGYDIVSKINPRLVYAGVFGFGQDGPYAAKPAYDDLIQGATALPALMAQTGDGVPRYVPNALVDRIVGLTAVGAICASLVHRDRTGRGQRVDIPMFETMAGFVMGDHMGGLTYEPPLDKGGYARHLSRDRRPYKTSDGYLSVIVYNDKQWENFFKATGRDDLRADPMFATFAGRAANIDVVYAELACIFETRTTAEWIDLLTKADVPVMPMHDLQGVLHDEHLEATRFFPVVNHPTEGPIRSMKVTATWSETEAEPVRLAPRLNEHGAEILREVGYSQDEIAAMVRDGVTRSPPDET, translated from the coding sequence ATGGGGCCGTTGAAGGGCATCAAGGTCGTTGACATGACCACCGTGCTGATGGGGCCCTATGCGACCCAGATGCTCGGCGATTACGGTGCCGACGTGATCAAGGTCGAATCGCTCGACGGCGACGTCACCCGCCTGATCGGCCCGATGCGGCACACCGGCATGGGTCCGGTGTTCCTCAACACCAATCGCAGCAAGCGCTCGATCTGCCTCGACCTGAAGAAGCCCGGCGGCCGCGAGGCCGTCCTGCGGCTGCTGAAGGACGCAGACGTTCTCGTCTACAATGTTCGCCCGCAGGCGATGGCGCGGCTTCAGCTCGGCTATGACATCGTCTCGAAAATCAATCCGCGCCTGGTCTATGCCGGTGTGTTCGGCTTTGGCCAGGACGGGCCATATGCGGCAAAACCCGCCTATGACGATCTGATCCAGGGCGCCACGGCGCTTCCCGCGTTAATGGCGCAGACCGGCGATGGCGTGCCGCGCTACGTGCCGAACGCGCTGGTCGACCGCATCGTCGGCCTGACCGCCGTCGGCGCGATCTGTGCCAGCCTCGTGCATCGGGATCGCACCGGCCGCGGCCAGCGCGTCGACATTCCGATGTTCGAGACCATGGCGGGCTTCGTCATGGGCGACCACATGGGCGGGCTTACCTATGAGCCGCCGCTCGACAAGGGCGGCTACGCCCGGCATCTGTCGCGCGACCGCAGGCCGTACAAGACGTCGGACGGCTATCTCAGTGTCATCGTCTACAACGACAAGCAGTGGGAGAATTTCTTCAAGGCGACGGGGCGCGACGATCTGCGCGCCGATCCGATGTTCGCGACTTTCGCCGGCCGCGCCGCCAATATCGACGTAGTCTACGCCGAGCTCGCGTGCATTTTCGAGACGCGCACCACGGCGGAATGGATCGACCTGCTGACCAAGGCCGACGTGCCTGTGATGCCGATGCATGATTTGCAGGGCGTGCTCCACGACGAGCATCTGGAGGCGACGAGGTTCTTCCCGGTCGTGAACCATCCGACCGAGGGGCCGATCCGCAGCATGAAGGTCACGGCGACCTGGTCGGAGACCGAGGCGGAGCCGGTGCGGCTGGCGCCGCGGCTCAACGAGCACGGCGCGGAGATTTTGCGCGAGGTCGGTTACTCCCAGGACGAGATTGCCGCCATGGTCCGCGACGGCGTCACGCGTTCGCCGCCGGACGAGACGTAG
- a CDS encoding acetyl-CoA acetyltransferase has translation MTASIVGWAHTPFGKFDTETVESLVVKVANEALADAGIPAGDVDEIVLGHFNAGFSPQDFTASLVLQADPKLRFKPATRVENACATGSAAVHQGLRAIAAGAAKIVLVVGVEQMTRTPGPEIGKNLLKASYLPEDGETVGGFAGVFGKIASSYFQKYGDQSDALALIAAKNHKNGVANPFAQMRKDFGFDFCRAESEKNPYVAGPLKRTDCSLVSDGAAALILADAETAKSMSKSIGFRATAHAQDFLPMSKRDILQFEGCTVAWQRALEQAGVTLSDLSFVETHDCFTVAELIEYEAMGLTPRGQGARAIKEGWTLKDGKLPVNPSGGLKAKGHPIGATGVSMHVMTAMQLAGQAPEGMQLKNAKLGGIFNMGGAAVANYVSVLEPLK, from the coding sequence ATGACCGCCAGCATCGTCGGATGGGCTCATACGCCGTTCGGCAAGTTCGACACCGAGACCGTGGAAAGCCTCGTGGTAAAGGTCGCCAACGAGGCGCTGGCGGATGCCGGCATTCCGGCCGGCGACGTCGACGAGATCGTGCTCGGCCATTTCAACGCCGGTTTCTCGCCGCAGGATTTCACGGCGTCGCTGGTGCTCCAGGCCGACCCGAAGCTGCGTTTCAAGCCGGCCACCCGGGTTGAGAATGCCTGCGCCACGGGTTCTGCCGCCGTGCATCAGGGCCTGCGCGCGATCGCCGCCGGTGCGGCCAAGATCGTGCTGGTCGTCGGCGTCGAGCAGATGACGCGTACACCGGGCCCGGAGATCGGCAAGAACCTGCTCAAGGCGTCCTACCTGCCGGAGGACGGGGAAACCGTCGGCGGCTTCGCCGGAGTGTTCGGCAAGATCGCCAGCTCCTATTTCCAGAAATACGGCGATCAGTCCGATGCGCTGGCGCTGATCGCGGCCAAGAACCACAAGAACGGCGTCGCCAATCCCTTCGCCCAGATGCGCAAGGATTTCGGCTTCGACTTCTGCCGTGCCGAGAGCGAGAAGAACCCTTACGTTGCCGGCCCGCTGAAGCGCACCGACTGCTCGCTGGTCTCCGACGGCGCCGCGGCGCTGATCCTGGCCGATGCCGAGACCGCCAAGAGCATGAGCAAGTCGATCGGCTTCCGCGCCACCGCGCATGCCCAGGACTTCCTGCCGATGTCCAAGCGCGACATCCTCCAGTTCGAGGGCTGCACGGTCGCCTGGCAGCGCGCGCTGGAGCAGGCGGGCGTGACGCTTTCCGATCTCTCCTTTGTCGAGACCCATGACTGCTTCACCGTCGCCGAGCTGATCGAATACGAAGCGATGGGCCTGACGCCGAGGGGACAGGGCGCCCGCGCCATCAAGGAAGGCTGGACGCTCAAGGACGGCAAGCTGCCGGTCAATCCGTCCGGCGGCCTCAAGGCCAAGGGCCACCCGATCGGCGCCACCGGCGTGTCCATGCACGTGATGACCGCGATGCAGCTCGCAGGCCAGGCGCCCGAGGGCATGCAGCTCAAGAATGCAAAACTCGGCGGCATCTTCAACATGGGCGGCGCCGCGGTGGCCAACTACGTCTCCGTGCTGGAGCCGCTGAAGTAA
- the eda gene encoding bifunctional 4-hydroxy-2-oxoglutarate aldolase/2-dehydro-3-deoxy-phosphogluconate aldolase → MTTSAQQNHLVALFKAATVIPVLTIERIQDAVPLARALVAGGIGTLEVTMRTPVAIEAARAMMAEVPEAVVGIGTILNPADFTRVEKLGVAFGISPGLTPDLLKAATDSSLPFAPGIATASELMMALSYGFDVAKFFPAEQAGGIKGLRALGGPFPNVRFCPTGGVGEANAATWLAEPNVVAVGGSWLCPAAEIKAGNWAGITAICQRSLQALKAG, encoded by the coding sequence ATGACCACGAGCGCCCAGCAGAACCACCTCGTCGCGCTGTTCAAGGCCGCGACCGTCATTCCCGTCCTCACCATCGAGCGCATCCAGGACGCCGTGCCGCTGGCGCGTGCACTGGTCGCCGGCGGCATCGGCACGTTGGAGGTGACCATGCGCACCCCCGTCGCGATCGAGGCGGCAAGGGCGATGATGGCCGAGGTGCCCGAGGCGGTCGTCGGCATCGGCACGATCCTCAATCCGGCCGACTTTACCCGCGTCGAGAAGCTCGGCGTCGCGTTCGGCATCAGCCCGGGCCTGACCCCCGATCTCCTGAAGGCCGCCACCGACAGCTCCCTGCCGTTTGCGCCCGGCATTGCCACCGCGTCCGAGCTGATGATGGCGCTGTCCTACGGCTTCGACGTCGCAAAGTTCTTCCCGGCCGAGCAGGCCGGCGGCATCAAGGGCCTGCGCGCCCTCGGCGGCCCGTTCCCGAACGTGCGGTTCTGCCCCACAGGCGGCGTCGGCGAGGCCAATGCGGCGACCTGGCTCGCCGAGCCCAACGTGGTCGCGGTCGGCGGTTCCTGGCTGTGCCCGGCCGCGGAGATCAAGGCCGGGAACTGGGCCGGCATAACTGCCATCTGCCAGCGCAGCCTCCAGGCCCTGAAAGCCGGGTGA
- a CDS encoding sugar kinase: MASVACIGECMVELRQAQGGHSSGQSAGQGGGLYSRGFGGDTLNTAVYLARLEVKVDYLTALGDDALSDEMIAAWTAESVGTRRVVRLPGKLPGLYMIQTDANGERQFFHWRDSAAARQLMNLPETDELLNSLMSYDIVYLSAITLSIYDAAGRDRLFAAIKRARLLGTRFVFDTNFRARGWPDRDVAREVFAAAFAAADIVLTSTEDLLALYPGESREQLMARIPSAELVFRLAEPVSLLRFPGATHEVRAEPMTKPVVDTTAAGDSFAAAYIAARLAGSDPIEAAQAGHRLASLVICYAGAIIPGYAMPPKKRHRPATTRQVTK, translated from the coding sequence ATGGCGAGCGTCGCTTGCATCGGTGAATGCATGGTCGAGCTCCGGCAGGCCCAAGGAGGACATTCCTCCGGACAGTCTGCCGGGCAGGGCGGCGGGCTGTACTCGCGCGGCTTCGGCGGGGACACCCTCAACACCGCGGTGTATCTGGCGCGGCTCGAGGTCAAGGTCGACTATCTCACCGCGCTCGGCGATGACGCCTTGAGCGACGAGATGATCGCGGCCTGGACCGCCGAGAGCGTCGGCACCAGGCGGGTCGTGCGGTTGCCGGGCAAGCTGCCCGGCCTCTACATGATCCAGACGGATGCGAACGGCGAGCGCCAGTTCTTCCACTGGCGCGACAGCGCGGCGGCGCGGCAGTTGATGAACCTGCCGGAGACGGACGAGCTGCTCAACTCGCTGATGAGCTACGACATCGTCTATCTCTCCGCGATCACGCTCTCGATCTACGACGCGGCCGGGCGCGATCGCCTGTTCGCGGCGATCAAGCGGGCGCGGCTGCTCGGCACCCGCTTCGTGTTCGACACCAATTTTCGCGCACGCGGCTGGCCCGATCGCGACGTCGCCCGCGAGGTCTTTGCCGCGGCCTTCGCGGCCGCCGACATCGTGCTGACCTCGACCGAGGATCTGCTCGCGCTCTATCCCGGCGAGAGCCGGGAGCAACTGATGGCACGGATCCCGAGCGCGGAGCTGGTGTTCCGGCTCGCCGAGCCTGTCAGCCTGCTGCGTTTCCCGGGGGCTACCCACGAGGTCCGCGCCGAGCCCATGACCAAGCCGGTGGTCGACACCACAGCCGCCGGCGACAGCTTCGCGGCGGCCTATATCGCGGCACGGCTCGCCGGTTCCGATCCGATCGAGGCGGCCCAGGCCGGGCATCGCCTCGCCAGCCTCGTGATCTGCTATGCCGGCGCCATCATTCCGGGCTATGCCATGCCGCCGAAGAAGCGGCACCGGCCGGCGACCACGCGTCAGGTGACCAAGTGA
- the denD gene encoding D-erythronate dehydrogenase: protein MHILVLGAAGMVGRKLCERLLRDGRLGKSDITKLTMHDVVEPKQPEKAGFAVETVSGDFAVPGAAEKLIAGRPDVIFHLAAIVSGEAELDFDKGYRINLDGTRMLLDAVRLVGGGYKPRVVFTSSIAVFGAPFPDAIGDEFFHTPLLSYGTQKAIGELLLADYSRRGFLDGIGIRLPTICIRPGLPNKAASGFFSNILREPLAGKEAILPVSEDVRHWHATPRSAVGFLLHAGTMDLAKVGPRRNLTMPGFSATVGEQIAALRRVAGDKVAARIKHQPDPFIVGIVGGWPRNFEAKRARELGFTTEEKTFDDIIRIHIEDELGGNFVA from the coding sequence TTGCACATTCTGGTTCTGGGCGCGGCCGGCATGGTCGGCCGTAAATTGTGTGAACGGCTGTTGCGCGACGGCCGGCTCGGCAAGAGCGACATCACCAAGCTGACCATGCATGACGTGGTCGAGCCCAAGCAGCCGGAAAAAGCCGGTTTTGCCGTCGAGACCGTGTCGGGCGATTTCGCCGTGCCGGGCGCGGCCGAGAAGCTGATCGCCGGCCGTCCGGACGTGATCTTCCATCTCGCCGCGATCGTCTCGGGAGAGGCCGAGCTCGATTTCGACAAGGGTTACCGCATCAACCTCGATGGCACGCGGATGCTGCTCGATGCCGTCCGCCTCGTGGGCGGCGGCTACAAGCCGCGCGTGGTGTTCACGTCCTCGATCGCGGTGTTCGGCGCCCCGTTCCCCGACGCGATCGGCGACGAGTTCTTCCACACGCCGCTGCTCAGCTACGGCACCCAGAAGGCGATCGGCGAACTCCTGCTCGCCGACTATTCGCGCCGCGGCTTCCTCGACGGCATCGGCATCCGCCTGCCGACCATCTGCATCCGGCCCGGCCTGCCCAACAAGGCGGCATCGGGCTTCTTCTCCAACATCCTGCGCGAGCCGCTGGCCGGCAAGGAAGCGATCCTCCCGGTGTCCGAGGACGTTCGCCACTGGCACGCCACGCCGCGCTCGGCCGTCGGTTTCCTGCTCCATGCCGGCACCATGGACCTCGCCAAGGTCGGTCCGCGCCGCAATTTGACCATGCCTGGCTTCTCGGCCACGGTCGGCGAGCAGATCGCGGCGCTCAGGCGTGTCGCCGGCGACAAGGTCGCCGCGCGCATCAAGCATCAGCCCGATCCCTTCATCGTCGGTATCGTCGGCGGCTGGCCGCGCAATTTCGAGGCAAAGCGGGCGCGCGAGCTCGGCTTCACCACTGAAGAGAAAACCTTCGACGACATCATCCGCATTCACATCGAAGACGAGCTCGGCGGCAATTTCGTCGCCTGA
- a CDS encoding carbohydrate ABC transporter permease, which yields MSTADDQSVGMDYLESFPRKLFRVYLPLGLIIFFLLFPFYWMAVATFKPDAEMYDYEKYNPFWIVNPTLEHIKKLFFDTDYPLWMWNTVIVSVSSTFISLFASVCAAYAIERLRYKGSRYVGLAIFLGYLVPPSILFIPLAAIVFQLGLFDGNLALILTYPTFLIPFCTWLLMGYFRTIPYELEECALIDGATRLQILIKITLPLSLPGVISAGIFAFTLSWNEFIYALTFISSSENKTIPVGAITELVNGDVYHWGALMAAALTGSVPVVILYSFFVEYYVSAMTGAVKE from the coding sequence ATGAGCACCGCAGACGACCAAAGCGTCGGAATGGACTACCTCGAGAGCTTCCCGCGGAAGCTTTTCCGCGTCTACCTTCCGCTCGGCCTGATCATCTTCTTCCTGCTGTTCCCGTTCTACTGGATGGCGGTCGCGACGTTCAAGCCGGACGCGGAGATGTACGACTACGAGAAGTACAATCCGTTCTGGATCGTGAATCCGACGCTGGAGCACATCAAGAAGCTGTTCTTCGACACCGACTATCCGCTCTGGATGTGGAACACCGTGATCGTCTCGGTGTCCTCCACCTTCATCTCGCTGTTTGCCAGCGTCTGCGCGGCCTACGCGATCGAGCGGCTGCGCTACAAGGGCTCGCGCTATGTCGGCCTTGCGATCTTCCTCGGCTATCTCGTGCCGCCTTCGATCCTGTTCATTCCACTGGCGGCGATCGTGTTCCAGCTCGGGCTGTTCGACGGCAATCTGGCGCTGATCCTGACCTATCCGACGTTCCTGATCCCGTTCTGCACCTGGCTCTTGATGGGCTATTTCCGCACCATCCCCTATGAGCTGGAGGAGTGCGCGCTGATCGACGGGGCCACGCGGCTCCAGATCCTGATCAAGATCACCCTGCCGCTGTCGCTGCCGGGGGTGATCTCGGCGGGTATCTTCGCCTTCACGTTGTCCTGGAACGAGTTCATCTACGCGCTGACCTTCATCTCCTCGTCCGAGAACAAGACCATTCCGGTCGGCGCGATCACCGAGCTCGTCAACGGCGACGTCTACCATTGGGGCGCGCTGATGGCGGCGGCCCTGACCGGCTCGGTCCCCGTAGTTATCCTTTATTCCTTCTTCGTGGAGTATTATGTGTCGGCGATGACCGGCGCCGTGAAGGAATGA